A single genomic interval of Polaribacter vadi harbors:
- a CDS encoding exo-alpha-sialidase, with translation MKFIHTTFILSFVLLFVSCNQPEQKKIALADKTWREGIIVDEFINNDAPYLSCHASTIVETTKGDLVASWFGGTHERHPDVGIWVSKLKNGKWTEGIEVANGIQNDTLRYPTWNPVLYQVPDGDLMLFYKVGPSPSTWWGMLMRSKDGGDSWSDPEKLPEGFLGPIKNKPVLLDNGNLLLPSSVEGNGWNLRMESTPDFGKTWKMGDTLPKGPNKINAIQPSVLFHQNNKLQQIGRTRNRHLFSTWSEDSGETWSDLELLNMPNNSSGTDAVTMKNGEHALIYNHVWPDEGTTKSYRSPLNIATSKDGIHWNAALVLEDSKISQYSYPAIIQGTDGMLHCVYTWRRQKIKYVKIEPSKLVTFPIEDGVWPGPTKERYKVAVCDWMILKRQKLGAFGRAKEIGADAIEMDMGGLGNRETFDSKFVRGDTASVRVFKNKSLETGVGISSVAMSGFYAQSFAKRPTYKKMVLDCIDVMKMFNVEVAYLPLGTQGDLVKNPELRPAIIERLRWAGKEVEKINGIIAVETSLSASEEKKLLEEIGNRNIKIAFNFANAIENGRDISKELKTLGRDNIGEIHASNTDGNWIENDPAIDLPKIKQTLDKMHWKGWLVVERSRDTSMVREVVKNYGANVRYLKKIFKNQ, from the coding sequence ATGAAATTCATACACACCACATTTATACTCTCATTTGTCCTACTTTTTGTAAGTTGTAATCAGCCAGAACAAAAGAAAATAGCATTAGCTGATAAAACTTGGAGAGAAGGAATTATTGTTGATGAATTTATTAATAATGATGCTCCTTATTTATCATGTCATGCTTCAACAATTGTAGAAACAACAAAAGGTGATTTAGTAGCATCTTGGTTTGGTGGTACACATGAACGTCATCCAGATGTAGGTATTTGGGTATCTAAACTTAAAAATGGAAAATGGACAGAAGGCATTGAGGTTGCAAATGGTATTCAAAATGATACACTGCGTTACCCAACTTGGAATCCTGTTTTATATCAAGTTCCAGATGGTGATTTAATGTTGTTCTACAAAGTGGGGCCAAGTCCGTCAACTTGGTGGGGCATGTTAATGCGCTCTAAAGATGGAGGTGATTCATGGTCAGATCCAGAAAAATTACCAGAAGGTTTTTTAGGACCTATAAAAAACAAACCGGTTTTGTTAGATAACGGAAATCTTTTGCTACCCTCTAGTGTAGAAGGTAATGGATGGAATTTACGTATGGAATCAACCCCAGATTTTGGGAAAACTTGGAAAATGGGAGATACACTTCCTAAAGGTCCAAATAAGATAAATGCCATTCAACCAAGTGTTTTATTTCATCAAAATAATAAACTTCAACAAATTGGAAGAACAAGAAATAGACATTTATTTAGTACATGGTCTGAAGATAGTGGTGAGACTTGGTCTGATTTAGAATTATTAAACATGCCAAATAACAGTTCTGGAACTGATGCTGTTACCATGAAAAATGGTGAACATGCTTTAATTTACAATCATGTTTGGCCAGATGAAGGAACAACCAAAAGTTATAGAAGCCCTTTAAATATAGCAACGTCTAAAGATGGTATTCATTGGAATGCAGCTTTGGTTTTAGAAGACTCTAAAATAAGTCAATATTCTTATCCTGCTATTATTCAAGGTACAGATGGAATGTTACATTGTGTATATACGTGGCGTCGTCAAAAAATAAAATATGTAAAAATAGAACCATCAAAATTAGTGACTTTTCCAATTGAAGATGGTGTTTGGCCAGGACCAACAAAAGAACGTTACAAAGTAGCTGTTTGCGATTGGATGATTTTAAAGCGTCAAAAATTAGGTGCGTTTGGACGCGCTAAAGAAATTGGAGCTGATGCTATTGAAATGGATATGGGAGGCTTAGGAAATAGAGAAACTTTTGATAGTAAATTTGTACGTGGAGATACTGCAAGCGTAAGAGTATTTAAAAACAAATCCTTAGAAACTGGAGTAGGTATTAGTTCTGTTGCCATGTCTGGTTTTTATGCACAATCTTTTGCCAAACGTCCAACGTATAAAAAAATGGTTTTAGATTGTATTGATGTGATGAAAATGTTTAATGTTGAAGTTGCTTATTTACCATTAGGAACACAAGGAGATTTAGTGAAAAATCCAGAATTAAGACCTGCTATTATTGAAAGATTACGTTGGGCAGGAAAAGAAGTGGAGAAAATTAACGGAATCATTGCTGTTGAAACATCTTTATCTGCTTCTGAAGAAAAAAAGTTATTAGAAGAAATAGGAAACAGAAATATTAAAATAGCATTTAATTTTGCCAATGCTATAGAAAATGGACGAGATATTTCTAAAGAATTAAAAACATTAGGACGTGATAATATTGGAGAAATTCATGCATCAAATACTGATGGAAATTGGATTGAAAACGACCCAGCAATCGATTTACCAAAAATTAAACAAACTTTAGACAAAATGCATTGGAAAGGGTGGTTGGTTGTAGAACGTTCTAGAGATACATCTATGGTTCGTGAAGTCGTAAAAAACTATGGAGCCAATGTGCGTTATTTAAAGAAAATATTTAAAAATCAATAA